The following nucleotide sequence is from Calidithermus timidus DSM 17022.
GGGGTAGCCCCATCGTGCTCCAGTCCGTGCTTTACGAGGGCCATCTCAAAATTGCCGACCTGGAGAACTTCAAACAGACTTTGGCCACCGGCATTGGCCACGCCAAGGCCCTGGGCTTTGGCCTGCTCTCCATTGCAAAAGGCTAGACCGTGAAGTACGAGACCCGCAACCTGCAAGAACTCCCCAAGTTCCGCGACGGGCTTTCGTACCTCTACTTGGAGCATGGGCGCCTCGAGCAGCAAGACCAGGCAGTGGCTTTCTACACCCAAGAAGGTGTGATTTCGATTCCCGCCGCCGCCCTGGGGGTGCTCCTCCTGGGGCCCGGCACCGCAGTAACCCACGCGGCCATCCGTCAGCTCGCCAACAACGGCTGCTCGGTGTTTTGGGTGGGCGAGGAGATGGTGCGTTTTTACGCCAGTGGCATGGGCGAAACCCGCTCCAGTGCCCACCTCATGCGCCAGGTGCAGGCCTGGGCCGACCCCCAGGCCCACCTCGAGGTGGTCAAACGCATGTACCGCCTGCGCTTTCCTGAGGGACTTCCGCCTGATCTGACCCTCGAGCAAATCCGGGGCCGCGAGGGCGTGCGGGTGCGGGAGACCTACGCCCGCTGGAGCCGCGAAACCGGCGTGGAGTGGATGGGCCGCAACTACAACCGGGGCAACTGGGCCGAGGCCGACCCCATCAACCGCGCCCTCTCCGCCGGGGCGGCCTGCCTGTATGGCCTCTGCCACGCGGCCATCGTGTCGGCAGGCTACAGCCCGGCCCTGGGCTTCATCCACACCGGCAAGCAGCTTTCTTTCTTGTACGACATCGCCGATCTCTACAAAGCTGAAACGCTGATTCCCACCGCATTCCAGGTGGTAGCCGAATCGGAACACGGCGTGGAGCGCCGAGTGCGCTACGCCCTGCGCGACCAACTCAAGCGGGTCAAGCTCCTCGAGCGGGTTGTAGACGACCTACACCGCCTATTCGATGGCCTCGAAATCCCCGACCCCTACGCC
It contains:
- the cas1e gene encoding type I-E CRISPR-associated endonuclease Cas1e codes for the protein MKYETRNLQELPKFRDGLSYLYLEHGRLEQQDQAVAFYTQEGVISIPAAALGVLLLGPGTAVTHAAIRQLANNGCSVFWVGEEMVRFYASGMGETRSSAHLMRQVQAWADPQAHLEVVKRMYRLRFPEGLPPDLTLEQIRGREGVRVRETYARWSRETGVEWMGRNYNRGNWAEADPINRALSAGAACLYGLCHAAIVSAGYSPALGFIHTGKQLSFLYDIADLYKAETLIPTAFQVVAESEHGVERRVRYALRDQLKRVKLLERVVDDLHRLFDGLEIPDPYATDPAAPGELWDPEGNLQGGVMYGLDTEDER